The Methanobrevibacter sp. DNA segment CCAATACTGAATTTTGATTGAATTGCCCTGATTTAGTATAGAAAGCCAAAACTAAACATTTGTCAGAAACTGTAAATGCAAATTGGATATTATGGTCATTAGGCTTTAATTTGACAAATCTATTCTTAATTCCAGGGCTCTTTGGAACATAATCTATAATGAAATTTTTTACAGCTTCAGAAACTTCATCAGGAAGTATCAATTCGACAGTGCAATCATTATCTATCCAATAGCTGATAATGTCATGATGCCTTGGATGGAAATATGGAAAAATTCCCTTTAAAAATTTAAAACCCATCAAAGAACGTTGAAATATCTCAGTAGCCTTAAATAAATCAGTGCTGGTGGATTCAATTAATCTAGACCCATCCAGAGCAGATAAATCTTTTATGCTATCTATATTAATATCTAAAAGAGAGCGATTTAGAAAATCAGCATTTTCTCTTAAAAACTTAGCAGATTTGTTAAAATAGAGAATATTAATTAATTTTACCCTTGTCTTATTATACAAATAAAACTTATCGTCTATATTATAAATAAATTCTTTTTGCTCTAGCTTGTTTATATTGTCAAGAATTGAACTATAACTATAATCTGTTTTCGCTTCTATCTGTTTTATTGAAGCACTAGAATTGTATAAACAGCCTAATATCTTTAAACGAATCTCAGAGTTAATCAAAAACTTAATGTCCTCTTGAAACTTAAGGAAATTTTCTTCATTAGATAGATTTGTCAAACTTTTACCTCCTTCAATTGTTAATAATAGTTATATAATAAAATGTATTTAAACTTTTTAATTGTTCAACAATTTTAGAATAAAAATGATAAATAACTTGTTTAGCAAAAATTTACTGAAAAATATTCTGAAAAAATTTAAATTTGTTTAAATGATTTAAAAAAAGAAATAAGAATAAAATGGCCTCAGATCGCCCATCATTCATCACGTATCAGAGCTCATAGGGTTCATCACAGGCCATTATATGATTTTTACTAAGTTAAAGAATAAAATTAAAATTTAAAAATAAATGATTTTTGAATTAAAAAATATAAAAAATAATGTAAAAATAAAAGAAAAATAATCAGATTATAAAATAAAGCAATATTTGGAATTAACCAAACATCACTCCACCATTGTCATCTAATTGACCTTCCTTATTTTTACCTAAAATCTTATTGATAGCATCCTCAAAGTCTGCCATAATGATATGGTCTCTTTCTTCACGGATAGCAAACATACCTGCTTCTGTACAGATAGCCTTTAAGTCTGCACCAGCGAATCCTTCAGTAAGGGCAACTATATCATTGAGATTGATTTTAGAATCCAAGTTCATCTTCTTGGTGTGGATTTTAAGGATTTCAAGTCTGCCTTCTTCATTTGGAGCTGGAACTTCAATGAATCTGTCAAATCTTCCAGGTCTGAGCAATGCTGGATCTAAGATATCCGGTCTGTTGGTAGCACCAATGATACCTATATCTCCACGGGATTCAAATCCATCCAATTCTGCAAGCAATTGCATAAGAGTTCTTTGAACTTCCCTATCTCCACTGGTGGAACTTTTAAGTCTTTGTGCAG contains these protein-coding regions:
- a CDS encoding transcriptional regulator FilR1 domain-containing protein, producing MGFKFLKGIFPYFHPRHHDIISYWIDNDCTVELILPDEVSEAVKNFIIDYVPKSPGIKNRFVKLKPNDHNIQFAFTVSDKCLVLAFYTKSGQFNQNSVLVSTNPEAITFGLKLFEEYEQLCGPYVSLEDIIYPNGRGDNY